A genomic region of Barnesiella viscericola DSM 18177 contains the following coding sequences:
- a CDS encoding zinc-binding metallopeptidase, producing MKLNKYIFGAVIACGCAWSLVSCEDKLDSESIFDTSESALDPTSPTYQLDVYLEEAFRKPYNIQFRYKLQDVGTDMDYNLIPADYSKAVDLAVLTKYLWFDVYDKVATSDPNFMKKTTPRIIHLIGSPQVNAANLTVTLGLAEGGLKVSLFNVNGMNVNSFASLNEYYFHTMHHEFTHILHQTKTYPKEFDQLSVGYYDALGWQSRDSRVTASLGFVTPYASSQPREDFAEVISNYITMTDAEWTSLLETASEPWEDNGLGGAIYGDAGNDQIDGRALIEQKLDIARTWLRDAWQLDLEALRAEVQSRQNSYSIEVLEELRKQVYDIPTGTDVQN from the coding sequence ATGAAATTGAATAAGTATATATTTGGAGCAGTGATTGCTTGCGGTTGTGCTTGGTCACTGGTTTCTTGTGAAGATAAACTGGATAGTGAAAGTATTTTTGATACCAGTGAGAGTGCCCTTGATCCAACGTCACCGACCTATCAGCTTGACGTTTATTTGGAAGAGGCATTCCGTAAACCCTATAATATTCAGTTCCGCTACAAGTTGCAGGATGTGGGTACGGATATGGATTATAATCTGATACCGGCCGACTATTCAAAGGCCGTCGATTTGGCTGTGCTGACAAAATATTTATGGTTTGATGTATATGATAAAGTTGCGACGTCCGATCCCAACTTTATGAAAAAGACGACTCCACGTATCATTCATCTGATTGGATCTCCTCAGGTGAATGCTGCCAACTTGACTGTAACTTTGGGTTTGGCTGAAGGTGGATTAAAAGTGTCGCTTTTCAATGTGAATGGAATGAATGTAAACAGTTTTGCGTCATTGAATGAATATTATTTCCATACGATGCACCATGAGTTTACACATATTCTCCACCAGACAAAGACTTATCCGAAAGAGTTTGACCAATTGTCGGTTGGCTATTATGATGCGTTGGGTTGGCAATCTCGTGATTCCCGTGTGACTGCCTCGTTGGGCTTTGTTACTCCGTATGCGAGCAGTCAGCCTCGCGAGGACTTCGCCGAGGTTATTTCCAATTATATTACCATGACGGATGCCGAGTGGACCTCTTTGTTGGAGACCGCATCTGAACCTTGGGAAGACAACGGTCTGGGAGGTGCTATTTATGGCGATGCTGGGAATGACCAAATCGATGGCAGGGCTTTGATTGAACAGAAACTTGACATTGCCCGCACTTGGTTGCGTGATGCCTGGCAACTTGATTTGGAAGCATTACGTGCCGAGGTTCAAAGCCGCCAGAATTCTTATAGCATTGAAGTGTTGGAGGAACTTAGAAAACAGGTTTATGATATCCCAACCGGTACTGATGTACAGAATTGA
- a CDS encoding RagB/SusD family nutrient uptake outer membrane protein gives MKLNRFLYIGAAAMLSLTSCNDFLDKLPDNRIDPNNPSQLQLILAGGYLTANYGPMCELSSDNIVDNHAPDARGINYPNLTAHDPIDDQYFAWEDANMSSAQDSPTAVWSGCYYAIAAANHVLEKVSEFKAEGRTFNAEDQARLNAAYGEALVMRAYYHFLLVNLFAPQYRGEASASDMGVPYVTVPEKVVHVNYQRESVKAVYDKIEADLVEGMQYINDQYYEVPKYHFTKTATNAFAARFYLYKRDYEKVEQYATAALGSNPSQMLRSEYWRTNYTSTTADAQGYFSSLSSSNFQLLATDSYLFYTICVSPTSGGSRYALNRDAATSTLYGSGPTWNNYIPSIVSRLYVNGQQQYGLWPSWQAMQIEYTDKVAQIGYPKAIRAEFSGEETLLMRAEARVYLGNIAGAVEDLNYWNKSHSTTTSEMPDLTADLIADPTRGFYIKDNATTGSSDPRPYILQDLHIDEVCPVAKYTVTEDKLPYLWCVLHFRRIETVMTGMRWFDIKRYGIEITHKIGTDRVETLTTFDPRRAFQVPIESISSGLEPTPRTTKSVDESQFRPVVVDGTMQ, from the coding sequence ATGAAACTAAATAGATTTTTATATATCGGTGCCGCTGCAATGTTGTCGTTGACCTCATGTAACGATTTTTTGGACAAGTTGCCCGATAACCGTATTGACCCCAATAATCCGTCTCAGCTTCAACTGATTCTGGCTGGCGGTTATCTTACAGCGAATTATGGGCCAATGTGCGAACTGAGCTCTGATAATATTGTTGATAATCACGCCCCCGATGCAAGGGGCATCAATTATCCCAATCTGACTGCTCACGATCCTATTGATGATCAGTATTTTGCCTGGGAAGATGCCAATATGAGCAGTGCGCAGGATTCGCCGACAGCTGTATGGTCGGGCTGTTATTATGCGATTGCTGCTGCCAATCACGTTTTGGAAAAGGTGTCAGAGTTCAAGGCAGAAGGCAGAACTTTCAATGCAGAGGATCAGGCTCGTCTGAATGCTGCTTATGGAGAGGCATTGGTCATGCGGGCTTATTATCATTTCCTGTTGGTCAATCTGTTTGCTCCTCAGTATCGTGGTGAAGCGAGTGCCAGTGATATGGGTGTTCCTTATGTGACTGTTCCCGAAAAAGTGGTTCATGTCAACTATCAGCGCGAATCGGTTAAGGCTGTGTATGATAAGATTGAAGCTGACTTGGTGGAAGGTATGCAATATATCAATGACCAGTATTATGAAGTTCCGAAGTATCACTTTACGAAAACTGCAACCAATGCATTTGCCGCACGGTTCTATCTCTATAAGCGCGATTATGAAAAGGTAGAACAGTATGCAACGGCTGCGTTGGGATCGAATCCGTCGCAGATGCTTCGTTCGGAATACTGGCGTACCAATTATACCAGTACCACGGCTGATGCGCAAGGATATTTTTCTTCGCTGTCAAGTAGTAATTTCCAGTTACTGGCAACCGATTCTTACTTGTTCTATACAATCTGTGTGAGCCCGACAAGTGGAGGATCGCGTTATGCCTTAAATCGTGATGCGGCTACTTCAACCCTCTATGGCTCAGGCCCCACGTGGAATAACTATATTCCGTCAATCGTATCCCGTTTATATGTGAATGGCCAACAGCAGTATGGCTTGTGGCCGTCTTGGCAGGCGATGCAGATTGAGTATACCGATAAAGTTGCTCAAATTGGCTACCCGAAGGCAATTCGTGCCGAGTTTTCGGGAGAGGAAACTCTGTTGATGCGAGCCGAAGCCCGTGTCTATCTAGGCAATATTGCGGGAGCTGTTGAAGATTTGAATTATTGGAACAAGTCACACTCAACAACTACTTCTGAAATGCCCGACCTGACCGCTGACCTAATAGCCGATCCCACAAGAGGCTTTTATATCAAGGATAATGCTACGACAGGGTCGAGTGACCCGCGTCCGTACATTTTGCAGGATTTGCATATCGACGAGGTATGCCCGGTCGCAAAATACACTGTGACAGAAGATAAATTGCCCTATTTGTGGTGTGTGCTTCATTTCCGCCGTATCGAGACTGTAATGACCGGTATGCGTTGGTTCGATATAAAGCGTTATGGTATAGAGATTACCCACAAGATTGGAACCGACAGAGTGGAAACCTTGACGACATTCGATCCTCGCCGTGCATTCCAAGTGCCTATCGAGTCTATCTCTTCGGGCCTTGAACCGACTCCGCGTACTACTAAAAGTGTTGATGAGAGCCAATTCCGTCCTGTCGTAGTGGATGGAACCATGCAATAA